Part of the Patescibacteria group bacterium genome is shown below.
ACAGGTCGCATCTTTTGCAATTTCTTTTTTTTCAATTAGTCGAATTCGGTAGGACATAACTTTAGAGTAAATAAAATCTAACCTGCTGGATGCAATTCGAGGCGCAAACGATTTTGCGACTAAAACGTAGGTCGCGCTTCAATGGACGTTGCGCGACACGATTCCGACTGAATCGACATTGCGGAAGCAAACGGAGCTGGCGACAATGAAATGCGCCAAAGGCGGATGTTCTACTCTTGGATGAAACCACCAGCTTGAAGATTCCACAACTTAGTATACAAACTCGCGCTGTTCTTCAGTAAATCATCATGACTTCCCTCCTCAATCACCTTTCCTTTCTCAAGCACAATAATTCTATCCATTTTTCGAATGGTTGAAAGTCGGTGAGCAATGACAATAACTGTCTTACCTTTCATCAGTTTATCGAGCGCATCTTGAATAAGAGACTCGGAGTGAGAATCGAGACTTGAGGTGGCTTCATCAAGAACTAAAATCGGTGCGTTTTTAAGGATAGCTCGAGCAATTGCCACGCGTTGACGTTCCCCACCAGAAAGCTTAATGCCACGCTCTCCGACATACGTGTCGTATTTTTGCGGCAACCCAAGCGCAAACTCATCACAATGCGCCAATCGTGCCGCTTCGTACACTTCAGCCTCGCTCGCCTCTCTTCGTCCGTAGCGGATATTTTCAAGAAGGGTTCTGTGAAAAAGAATCGGATCTTGTGGCACCAAACTGACATTTTTTCGTAAACTTTCCTGCGTAACATTTCGAATCTCCTGCCCATCAATTGAAATTCCCCCAGCGGATACATCGTACAGACGGAGTAACAATTTTACGAATGTTGATTTACCCGCGCCAGACGGGCCGATCAAAGCCACCTTCTCCCCTGCGGCAATTTTTAGATTTAAACCTTGGAGAACAATCTGTTCGCCGCCGAAAGAAAAATCAACATTATGAAAGTCGACTGAACCTGAGGGAACAGAAAGTATGCTGGCATCTGCCGCATCCAAAATGTCCTGCGGCAACTTCAAAATATCAACCATTTCCTTGGCATCGGCAATCGATTCGTACATACTGCGAATAATTCTACTGATGCCCCAGAGCTTACCGTTGAGTCCTAACAAATAGACTTGGATCAAGACAAACGAGCCGACAGTTATGGCTCCGGTCTGCCAATATTTGATGGCAAAATAGAATAACAAAAATTCAATGAAAATAAGTAGAAGTGCTTGCCCTGTTTCCACGCCATTTTGCAGGTTCCAGGCAAATCGTGTCAATCGAGCTTGCTCATTGGTCACTTCGCGAAAATATTTTGATTCGGATTTCACACCCGTAAAAAGATGAATGGTGTTTTGATTTGTGATGGCGTCAGCCAAAACACCTGTCGTAAAGGAGTCCATAGCGGCACGTTTGACATCATATTTTAATTTCCAACGGGAAAAAAGATAATTAAAAAGCAAAAATACAAAAACCCAAGCGAGCAAAA
Proteins encoded:
- a CDS encoding ABC transporter ATP-binding protein, with the protein product MLAFDTKPKHKGTGIATTFDVLKAFWRGLRPNKLSLFIIFSSAIFANAVSVVIPIYYKNFFDVLNLGTLSVSDKSPQLFSIIFLILVLNIIQWVGWRIATFSSSYCDSRVIARLRQQAFEYMINHSYSFYANNFTGSLVQRVNRFARAFEVFQDRIVYEILPLVVQVIGICFVLWFTSHIITEVLLAWVFVFLLFNYLFSRWKLKYDVKRAAMDSFTTGVLADAITNQNTIHLFTGVKSESKYFREVTNEQARLTRFAWNLQNGVETGQALLLIFIEFLLFYFAIKYWQTGAITVGSFVLIQVYLLGLNGKLWGISRIIRSMYESIADAKEMVDILKLPQDILDAADASILSVPSGSVDFHNVDFSFGGEQIVLQGLNLKIAAGEKVALIGPSGAGKSTFVKLLLRLYDVSAGGISIDGQEIRNVTQESLRKNVSLVPQDPILFHRTLLENIRYGRREASEAEVYEAARLAHCDEFALGLPQKYDTYVGERGIKLSGGERQRVAIARAILKNAPILVLDEATSSLDSHSESLIQDALDKLMKGKTVIVIAHRLSTIRKMDRIIVLEKGKVIEEGSHDDLLKNSASLYTKLWNLQAGGFIQE